A stretch of DNA from Triticum dicoccoides isolate Atlit2015 ecotype Zavitan chromosome 2A, WEW_v2.0, whole genome shotgun sequence:
CACAAGAGGGTCCTGCAAGGTCCAATAAGTAAGTTGTATGCACATGAAAATTACCTCAAAAGTTGAAGcatgaaaaggaaaaaaaaaactacTGGCAACCCCAGGCACCACACGGGGGGATTATTCGCAGTGCCATAACTCCATACACAAAGTTTCGACATGGTAATAAAAACTTCTTAAGTTGATCAAAGTAGGATGCAAAACAAACTATAAATGCCTTCGTGGAGATTGTGAGGGTTGCAATTTCACATAGCTCAGCTAAAAATAAATTGGTCTCTTCAAGACACTACGTGCAGAATTAAAGGAAAAAACAAAACGACAGGCATGTAAATGTTTATAAGTCAATGTATAAGATTTGCTTTAATGTCAACTATTAATCAAACTGAAGCTTGATATCCTTTTTATCTCATAAAGAACTCTACGGCCTTGCAGCAGGTGACTACTGAATTCCAGAACACAACCCCTGTTTGTCATATCTGTTTTTTTCTACCCTGTTTGTCACATCAACAGCCCCAGAAATTAGTTCCCATGGCATGTGTACTGCTTTTACTGAATATCCTACTACTTATGATATTTCACTAGTGACCATTTCTCCATCAATTAAAAACCAACAAAAGTGAGGATGACATATGAGGCCTGGGGTTACATCGCAGTGACAACTCGGTGATCTTCACAACGGTACAGAGCACTGAGAAATATCGCCCTTTCAGAAATATGGTTATCTTTAACTGCATGCTTAGTTGCTTAAGAATGGATTAATTACTGATTCTTCCAACAAGCATTGGCACTTTGGCAGCATAACGGGGAAATGGTAGAAATGAATTGAATTGTAAATTAGTGTGAAGACTGTATAAACTGTCCTTTAGGAACACTACGAATCTATGATCCAAGTAAGGATGAGAACTTTCACCTGATTAGGAGTAGTTTCAACTGAAAGCTTTTTGGCCTCTTTATCCAAAGCTAGCCACTGCATAACAAACATGTGAATATTAACAAAGCACCTTCACCAGATAAAATACTGTGTAATGCGGACGAGACAGTGCATAAATTACATACCACCCATCCAGATCCTTGTAAAGCAGCACCCTCTGCATTCATCTTCTTTATAAGTTTCTCAATAGAACCAAAATCCTCATCAATGGCCCAGCCAAGTTTGCCATGAGGTGGCTCACCACCACCCTCCTGTAAAGCACCAAACATTTTAACTGTTTGAAATGGTGGAGGTCTtaacagaaaaaaaaaagagaacgaGGGCAGGGCTGTGGTTGAGCAAAAGGGTATCGGTTAGATACTTACGCTAATAGGCTTGAGGTTCTTCCAGAAGATTGAATGGTTAACATGACCTGCAACATGGTAAAAAATCGCCTACATTAATAAATGATAGGCTTAGACGAATGTCATATTTACAATATCAAGCCAATGAATTTATTCCAGGTCGTCATTTTTGTAGAGGTTCAGCATCACATCCTTACGAATTCTCTAGTCGCACAGTTTCTTGGTATTGTTAACAATTTTAATAGTTAGGACATAATAAAATGAAGTGAGAAGCCAGGTCGAATGCATACGAGTATCGATGGAATTATTAGCAGAAGCATAAAATTATGCATCTCATTTGTCACATGGTAGTATCCTTAATTCCTACcccctccgttccatattacttgtcgctgatttagtacaaagttgtaatactaaatcagcgacaagtaatatggaacggagggagtactttaatgTGCAGATATGAGCAGGGAATAGAATCCAATAACACTCTATTTTTGTGTCTCAGTAGCTAACGATGCACGCACAAAAACTATAGTTTGGCATGGTTCCATCAGAAGTAAAAAAAGGTATCGTCAAAGGTATCAATCAAACCACGAAGCGCCACAAGCACCTAATCCCCAAATATAGAAGTTCAACTAGTTTCAAATCCCTagattttttttaataaaattGAAAGGAAACCTCCAGGGCAATACTCAAGGTTGAATAGGTTGTGACATGGTCGATTTTGCGAAAGAAGCAATGAAGCAATGGGCATGTCAAGCAATTCTTTCAAACTACAAAACCAAGTGGAGCAAAACACAAAATATCAGCAGACCTTGGATTCATACTTTTATAACATTGACACTTATACTGTTTGTCCGCATCAAGCACCAGTatcagtaattcaaaaaaaaaattgaagcTCAGCATGTCCTAAAATTCAGCACAGTTCACAACATCAGTGCTAGGAATATCTCAATGAACCAACCAATATACACATGAACATCCACTACAATGACCCCTTCAACAGCTGCAACTTGCAACCAAGTCACAATTATgattatggatgaaacacaaaaaaATGTATTACCAGACATCCCCACCTCAATTATGCATATAGCTAATGATACTAACAAGTACTTGCAATTAAGGATCCATATGGCAACGAATCCATAAAAGCAGTTGTGCCAAAAAAATCAATAAAAGCACAACCAAGTTAACACCAATAAACCAAATAATAACCCAAAACTCCTAATACGCACAGAATGCACAAGTCATGAAATTTTGCACTCAGGAGCAACCACTTCAGATATCACGAAGCAGCACTATCTATATCTAATCAAAGAAAGGCGTAAACAATGTTTCCAAATTAGTGGTTTTTTGACCAGCCAAACACGAATTAACATAAAACCAAGACTTATAAGAAAAAACCCACCATCTAAAACCCTAGAAATGATAGGATCCTAAAAGCACCAACCAATACTACACTCGGGAGCATAACACTCTTCATCATAGATCAGTATTAATAAACAAACGCAATAACTCCACATCAACTCATAAAAAAAAAATCCGACATCGGCGTCACCACCATACTAGCGATCAGAGCATCTAGACGAACCACAGGAGAAGCGCAGCAGGGGGTCTTACTGCCACCATAACTGGCGTGATGCTTCTTGGGGTGCAGGTGCATGATCTCCCAGGAGATGGACAGCTCCAGCGTGCCCTACCTTAGTCTCGGTTTCAAAATAATAATGACAGCTCGAATGACAAAACCATTTTTTGTCCAAATTTGATAGATTTCGTTCTTAGTTAACTGCCCGGAAAGGCACATGAAACCATGTGACAAGGATAACTGCTACTAAGAACTGTAGTATTCTGCTTGGTTATCGCCCAACAGAACTACAGACCACCACAAGGTTCAGATATGCTGCTGGGGAGCAGCTAGAGGAAAATCCCACAGAATCGCTGAGATAGGATGAGTTGAGCGAGGTTTCAGAAAGACAGAAATTAATTGCGAAAATAAATGACGGTACGTCACTGTTGCGGCCGAGGCCGCCACGATGTTGCCCttatctctttgatttttttcgctTTTCACTCTGCAGATACTCGTCTGGTACTCGATACCGCACTAATCCCCGCATCAATTCCTCCGGCCCTGTACTAGCAATCGATCAAAGGAGCATCCGAACGAATCTCAGGGAGCATCCAGATGAGAAGCACTGGGAAAGGGCCTTACCGCCGCCGTTGAATTTGATGGCGCtctggaggtggacgacggcggacgCGTCCCCCTTGCTGACGGCGGCGTCGAGCTGCTCGAGCGCCTTGTTGTAGTTGGCGACGTAGGTGGCGTGGTGCTTCTGGTGGTGCAGGCGCATGATCTCGCCGGAGACGGCCGGCTCCAGCGCACCGAAGTCGTAGGGGAGGTCGGGGAGCGTGAACGTCGCCACGCCCCTGGCGGCGGCCAGCGGCCGCGCGCCGCCGAGCGCCAGGCCTAGGGTTTTCTTCGCGGCCAATGTGCGGAGCGCCATGGCTGGTAGTGTGTTTGGTCTTTGGTGTGTGTGGAGGATTTGGGGGATGGGAAGGGCGGATCTAGATGCCGCGGCGATATGCGGTGCGGTGCGGTAGGTGCTGGCCAGACCTGGCCATAtgggccggcccggcccggcaTGGCGCGGGCCAGCTATAAAAAAGGGTCCGGCAAGACAAGGCTTTTGAGAACAAACACGGCCTGGCACAGCTGTGGAAATCTAATTAGGCTCCTCtgatttttctcaaaaaaaaaaattatAGGCTCCTCTGATTCAAAAGAATTCTATAAGGATTGAAATTCTTATGAGTTTTTCTTATCTTGGTCCTTTATTCATAAGATTGGATCCCATGGAACTTTTTTCGTACTgaatcttttgtactacatttcataggaaatctaacatccactccaaccaCAATTTCTTTGTTTTACCTGTGGCATCAAACACTCCTTACTGATCATACATGATTCAAGTGGGCCTGCCACTTCAATTTTATACTTTTCTTATTGTCGCGTTTTCAGAATCCCGCGAATCAAAGAGGCCATTAAAATGTACCTCTTGCAAAGGACACTCTCATATACTGTAACAAGTGGTGTACTGCATGTGCCTTACTTGTCGCTATCTGGAAGTTTTGCTCTTTTTTTCGCAGGTTcagttttttttctttcaaaacatCGTCTCTCTTGAACCGTGCATATAAATCATGAACTGTTTTTTATCATTGAACTTATCGCGTTGAGATCTGGAACTACGAACCATGTTAATAGGTTTTGACAAACATTTTTTTTCTCAAAACGGAAAAAAAGGAAAttccaaaaaaaaggaaaaaattggAAAACGATGAAAACCAAGGCTGTGTTTGGTTGCAAAGTATTTTTGAAGTATTTCAAGAATACTACAGTATTTTAAAATACTATGGTTTTAAATACTTTGAGGTGTTTGGCTCTAGTTAAAATTGTAGTATTATAAACTGCAGTATCCACAAAACTGTAGTATTTTTGCAGTATTAAAAAAAAGGTTGGGACCTCTTTTTAAAAAACTGAGAAACACAACAATGGCCTCGTCTTTGTGGTGGCCTATGACAACGATGTATACTTTGATTGCCAAACATGCCATTGTTTCCACaatactttaaaaaaatgttgttttCATAAACTAAAGTATTCATTGTCGTTGGTATAAAAAACTGCAGTATCAAAATACTAAGGTTTTACAAAAACATTGCTTCCAAACAGAGCCCAAAAGGATAAATGGAACCTAGAAGCACAATTGTGCTTTTTACTTTTGGGGGTAAGGGAGGACACTTCTTGCGGAAGTATAGGTTGTGCTTTTCCATTTTTGGAAAGCACGGTtgtggtttttccttttttcagGAAGCACATCAATGCTTCCCTTCTCTTTTCACAGAATTACAACTATACCTTTTTTTCTTTTTAGGGAAGCACAGTTATTCTTCTCGCATAAGCACATGTTGTGTTTCTCATGAAAAAAAACACTGCTTCCCGAAGAAAGGGGAAAAATCTGGCAAAACCAAGAGAAAACAGAAGCAAAAGCCTCaatataaaaaaatcaaataaaaccCAAAAACATGTGCAAAAATGAAATCCCGAGGGTGCACCCGTCGTGCGACACATGGTGGTGGCTCGACGCACCACTGACACGCTATGAGGCCCAAGAAAGTGACCGATGCACGAGCCCTCGAAGGGGTAACAATTCATGTTGTTTTGGTCTTttggtgtgtgtgcgtgtgcgtgtgcgtgtgcgtgtgaagGATTTCGGGAATGGGAAGGGCGAATCTGAGATGCCGTGGCGATGCGGATTAGGGTAGGTAGACGATGCTTCCAGACCTGGCCATATGGACCAGAGGCCGACCCAGCTATAAAAGGATCTGGCATGGGACGGAACCTACACTTGTCTAAAATTTCTCAAAAGAAAACGACACGACATGCCACAGCTGTAGGAGATTTTTTTTGTGAGGCCTAGAATAAAACATCCCCTTTCCCCGGCAAAAATTATCTAGCAGTTATTTTTCATGTTTGTGGTGCT
This window harbors:
- the LOC119356968 gene encoding superoxide dismutase [Mn] 3.1, mitochondrial isoform X1 — protein: MALRTLAAKKTLGLALGGARPLAAARGVATFTLPDLPYDFGALEPAVSGEIMRLHHQKHHATYVANYNKALEQLDAAVSKGDASAVVHLQSAIKFNGGGHVNHSIFWKNLKPISEGGGEPPHGKLGWAIDEDFGSIEKLIKKMNAEGAALQGSGWVWLALDKEAKKLSVETTPNQDPLVTKGSNLYPLLGIDVWEHAYYLQYKNVRPDYLTNIWKVVNWKYAGEEYEKVLA
- the LOC119356968 gene encoding superoxide dismutase [Mn] 3.1, mitochondrial isoform X2, with amino-acid sequence MALRTLAAKKTLGLARGVATFTLPDLPYDFGALEPAVSGEIMRLHHQKHHATYVANYNKALEQLDAAVSKGDASAVVHLQSAIKFNGGGHVNHSIFWKNLKPISEGGGEPPHGKLGWAIDEDFGSIEKLIKKMNAEGAALQGSGWVWLALDKEAKKLSVETTPNQDPLVTKGSNLYPLLGIDVWEHAYYLQYKNVRPDYLTNIWKVVNWKYAGEEYEKVLA